The genomic segment CAGCGTCCTACCGTCCGGGCTGAGGCCGATCCCGTTCGGATGCTGGAGGGGACCGGCCACCCGCCGAATGAAGCCGCCGTCAGGACTGGCGTAGTAGACCTGGCCGGGCCGAGCGGTCGGCCGGTTGAGGGGCTCGCGGCGGGCCGGGTCGCGCTGAATCGGGTCGGTAAAGTAGAAATTCCCCTGGTCGTCAAAGACCAGATCGTTGGGGGCACTGAGCCGCGTGCCGTCACACTCGGTATACAGCCGCCGGACCGTGCCGTCGGGCTCAATCCGTTCAATTCGGCCGGTCTCATAGTCTGCGGCCGGGCCGACAGGCAGGCCGGTGTGCCACGCAAAGCCGCCGTTGTTCGTCACATACAGGGCGCCGTCGGGTCCGCGGGCCGCACCGTTCGGTCCGCCGCCCGGTCGGGCGAACACCGACAGCCCGCCGTCAGGAGCNNNNNNNNNNNNNNNNNNNNNNNNNNNNNNNNNNNNNNNNNNNNNNNNNNNNNNNNNNNNNNNNNNNNNNNNNNNNNNNNNNNNNNNNNNNNNNNNNNNNNNNNNNNNNNNNNNNNNNNNNNNNNNNNNNNNNNNNNNNNNNNNNNNNNNNNNNNACCACGCCGTCCACCAGCCCGCGCACCTCGTCCGGCAGCTTGGGCTGAATCGGATGGGGCACCAGGACGGGCTCGTACTGGGGCAACCCCAAGGCCGTACACTGGGCGTGGGCTGCGGTCATAAACTCGGTTGTGGCAACATTGGCGGTCGGAATGCCGTGTTCTTCGAAACCCACTACATCGTGCGAACTGCACGAAATGCAGGCCCCTCAATCACTGAGGGCTTCGATCACCGCGTCACATCGCTCCAGCAACTCCTGTTTGACCTCAACCGGAACGGTGCGGCCCGGGGTCACCTTGCGACGGCGCAAGACCTCTTTGACCCCGTACTGCTGGACCAGGACTTCTTCCAGACGGTCCAGGAAAAACTCGCCCTTGGCCTTGTTGATATCGAGCAGGCCGATCGTTGTCCCGGCCAGGCTCTCCAGCCGTGGGGCAAAATCCAGGCTCTTGCGTTCGACCTGAGAGGTCGGATCCAGTAAACGTGTCATACGTTCCTCCTTATGCAGGCTGAATTGCTTTTGTGGTGATGGTACTGCCCGAGCTGCCGCGCACCAGGCCGGGCACGGCTGCGGAAAACCGGCCGGCCGTACCGCCGGCGACAAGGATGAGGATGCTCTCGGGCTTGGGNNNNNNNNNNNNNNNNNNNNNNNNNNNNNNNNNNNNNNNNNNNNNNNNNNNNNNNNNNNNNNNNNNNNNNNNNNNNNNNNNNNNNNNNNNNNNNNNNNNNNNNNNNAACAGAAACTGCCGGATATCGTTTTTTGACCAGCCGTCCTGGGCAAAGGTCTTGGCGTGCTCCGGTCCCAGAATCAGGGCGGTATCGGAAAAGACCGGGAAGTTCTTGTGGTTCCAGACCGAGGTCATGGTCCAGCCCAGGGACAGGGCCAGCTGTTCGGCCGTGCGGCTGGCGTGGTCGTTGATCTGAAACGGCGAGTGACCGCCAAACAGGGTCACCGTGCTCTGCTCGGGCCGAAAGCCGCGCTCGACGTGCAGCGGCTCCCAGGGACTCTCCTCCTCGTCCTCGCCCACACAGAAGGTGAACTGGGCGGGATGACCGAGGGTCGCCTTGCAAATTTCCTGCGGCTTGGCGCCGCCGATATTCAGAATAATCAGACGAATCGCGCGGCCGATGGTGGCGTTGGCCCGAAAGCCGTGACCCAGGGCGTTATGGCCGCAGTTGACCCCGATCTGGCGACGGATCGGGCCGTTGATAATCGTCAGCGGCGTGGCCGAGAAGGTCGTGACGTTGATCGCGTGCAGGGCAAACTGCTCCTCGCATATGGCTTCCACCGCAGCCACAACGACCGGAAAGAAGCTCGGGTGACAGCCGGCCATGACCGCGTTGATGGCGACTTTTTCGACGCTGGCCGGGCCATAGTTGGGCCCGACCATACCAAGGACCTCCTGGGGGTCGCGGTCTACCGCGTCGAGCATGGCCTGCACCCGCTCTTCGGTCGGCGGCACGACCGGCAGCCCGTCGGTCACCCCGCGGGCAAACAGGTCTTCGATCAGGTCGTCGTACTGGGTTTCAAGATGCGGAGACTGTAGAGGCGCAGTCTGAGCCATGCTCTTCTCCTTTTTGACCCGCCCACTCTGGCATTCTTGCTGTTCGGCTGTCAAGATTGTGAGTCGATATTCCCCACACCCAAAGGAGACAGCTATGGCACGCCGCAAACTTTCAGACGCCGAGATTCAGACCGCCCTGACCAGCCGGCCCGGCTGGACCGTGGTCGAGGGCAAGCTCCACCGCGAATACAAATTCCAGGACTTCGTGCAGGCCTTTGGTTTTATGACCAGCGCGGCCCTGGTCGCCGAATCCATGAACCACCACCCGGAGTGGTTCAACGTCTACAGCACGGTCAGGGTCGATCTCAACACCCACGACGTGGGCGGCATCAGCCAGCTCGACTTCGACCTGGCCGAAAAAATGGACGCCCTGGCCGAGTAGCCATGCCCCTGGACAGTCTACTGAGCCTGGTAGAAAAGCTCCGTGAACGGATCGACGCTCATGGCAGCAAGCTTCGCCAGAGCGAGGCGCTGACCCGCTACGCGCTGATTGACCCGCTGCTGCGAGAGCTGGGTTGGGACA from the Desulfurellaceae bacterium genome contains:
- a CDS encoding SMP-30/gluconolactonase/LRE family protein, which produces APDGGLSVFARPGGGPNGAARGPDGALYVTNNGGFAWHTGLPVGPAADYETGRIERIEPDGTVRRLYTECDGTRLSAPNDLVFDDQGNFYFTDPIQRDPARREPLNRPTARPGQVYYASPDGGFIRRVAGPLQHPNGIGLSPDGRTL
- a CDS encoding 4a-hydroxytetrahydrobiopterin dehydratase, which gives rise to MARRKLSDAEIQTALTSRPGWTVVEGKLHREYKFQDFVQAFGFMTSAALVAESMNHHPEWFNVYSTVRVDLNTHDVGGISQLDFDLAEKMDALAE